The Candidatus Zixiibacteriota bacterium genomic interval TGCCTCCGGGGAAGGCCAGAATGCTGTCATAGAAGTCGGTGACGAAAGTGAAATTCGGCAGATTCGGCGTGCCGGTATTGCGATAGAAGACCAACTGGCCGCCGGGATCGCCGAGGAAGAAGTCGAGGTCGTCGTCGGCGTCGATATCGACAAAGTCGGGAGTGTTGTTTGTGCCGCTGACGATGCCGCCGAAATTGCTGCTGATTTCGACGAAGCTGATATTCGTGCCGACGCTCTGATTGCGGTAGTAGCGCATGCCGTTGGCGAGGTTGTCGCAGAAGAGGTCGAGATCGCCGTCGGCGTCGATGTCCACCAGCCGGTGCCAGGCGCCGATATCGATGCCGCCGAGGCGTTCGGTGACCGGGGTCCAGAGCGGCACGGCGGCCGAACCGGTGTTGCGCAAGTACTGCAACTTCCCTTGCGGGTCGCCGATCAGCAGGTCAATCAGCAGGTCGCCGTCGAAATCGACCAGCGAGGGCTTGGGATTGTTCAAGCCACCGTAGAACGGCAGAGCGATGGTATCGCCGTCGCGCATGACCGGGAACGGAGAGTACTGGCGCGTATACTGGGCGGAAGCGGCGCCGGTCAGAAGCAGCAGCATGAGCACGGCGGCAACACGCAGGCAGTACGTCATAAGATTGAGCGTCGGCAGTCGATCTCCTCTTACCCGGCGGCCGGCAAGAAACAGGGGTGTAACAGCTACCAATATAGTCCATTTCCCCTCGTTGTCAACCCGCCGCGGCCGGCGGAGAATTCATCTGCCAATTTGCCGATCATTGAAGTATAATAGAGGTATGCGACGGCTGATTGTCATGATCGGGTGTCTGGCCTGCGGCTGGCTGATGGTTAGTTGCGGCGACAATTCATCGGAGTTGGCGCCGGCGCGGAGCGCAGCGCAAAACGCACCGGATCAATTCATGACCAATGCCGAAATCTACCTGACCAGTGACGGCATCCGCAAAGGGACGATCAAGTCGGACTCGCTCAAGATCTATTCGCGCATTGATACGACCTTACTTTATCAAGTCGAGATGTTCTTCTTCGATTCTTTGGGCAACCACACGTCGACGCTGACAGCCGATTCGGCGCGGGTGAGCCAGCGCTCGAACTCGATGTGCGCGATGGGGCATGTCAAGGCGTGGCGCACCGACAACCGCCGGATTCAAGCCGATTCGCTGCGCTGGGACGCCAAGTCGGAGAAGATTGTCACCGAGGGGTACGTGGAAATCTACCGGGGCGATGATATTCTCACCGGCTACGGTCTGGAGACGGACCAGCGGCTGGAACAGACGATCATCAAACGCAATCCGCGAGGGACGTTCAGTGAACCGGCCAAGAACAATCGTTAGTTTCATCCTGGCGTTGACGCTGGCTGCGGTCGCACTTGCCGCTGAGCTGAAGCCGGCGGAATTGCGCAAGCTGACGCAACAGGAGCGCAGCCAGGACGGATTCAAGGGGGATTCGGTCGGCACGCCGGTCAAAGTGGTCGGGGTGGGCGAGAAGAAGAAGGACTTCTGGTTGATTCCGGTCTTTCAGGGCGACAAGCTGGCAGCAGTCTATCGCGACGATCCGCGGCGCGAGTCGGTGACGGAGGTGGCGAAGGCAACGGCGTTGCGGTTCTGCCGCGCCGATCTGTTTGAAGCATCGAGTGCGGCACAGGAGCTGACCCGGGCCGGGGTTGAGAATCCGCAGCCGGTGCTGATCTCCTGCGGACCGCTGTCGGCCTTCGGGGCCACCAATACTGGTTGGTATCAACGGGTCGGGGAATCCTTTGTCTTGCTGTCGTTGGGGGGGAAGCTGATTTCAGAATCCGAGGTCGAGCAATTTTGGCCGGAGTATCTGCCGGTATTGCGCGCGTTCCGACCGTAACGGGCTACTTCCCTGCCGATCCATTCCGCAATCTTCCGCTCAAGATTTCCGCTGACTGAATTCGGTAAAGAAGTCGAGGGTGATTTCGGTCTCCCACGATTCGCCCGGCGCAAGTCGAATGGGCCAGCGCGGCACCAGAATCAATCCCTGCATAACTTTTTCAAAGCCGCCCTCGGATAGCGACACTGTGTAGAGCGGATGTGACCACCATTCGGCGGCGGATTTGACGCGCCAGCGGAGCGCGAAGTCGTAGAGACGACTGTGAAGGAGCACCTCGCGGCAGTTGGAAATGCTTAGCGGCGCCGTGAGGTCAGCCGGATGGCCGGCGGCGCGAAGTTCAGATTCGTTTGGCGGCCAGGTGAAGCTGCCGCAGCCGAACTCAACGCCGAAGTCGGCGACCAGCGTGGCGGAGCTGGGGTTATGCAACCGGTACTGGGCGACGATGGAACCGCCGGAATCGGCGAAGCGGAAACGCTTGGATGATTCGATTTGCACCTCTCCCAGGGGCGTCGCAACGGTCGGCGCCGCCGTGAGCGTGACCGCAAGGCCCTGAGAAGTGGATTCGTGCCGATGGTCGTACTTGTGCGCGGTCAGGACAGACAGTTCGGCCGCATGAGACAAGACGAAGCGTTCGAGCGATTCGCCGGGAGAAAAAAGGTGATCGACAAAGAAGGCGCGACGGTAGTTGTCCTCCAGCAACAGCTTCTCCAGCCCATCCTCCTTGACCAGCACCAAATCGTGGATCGACTTCGTGCCGGCGGCGGCGGTATCGGGGGGAGTCAGAAGCTTGCGATGGTAACCTTCTTTGCGCCGACTGACGACATCGACCAGGTTCTTGGCGATGTCGAGTTGATCCAGCTCGACAATGGCGCCGCCGAGCGCGGGCGCAATGAAAGCTTTCTGCGCTTTGCCGGTAACGATGATCTCGTCGGCGCCGTCGCAATCGAAGTCGGCGACTTCGACCATGACCCCGGATTTGGCCTGGCCGAGCGAGCGACGCAAGAGCGCTTCCGAAGCGATGGTTTCCTGATACACGGCACCGCGCAGGTGGGGCAAGTAGAGGCCGCCGAAGACGCCGTGCCAGTAGGGGCAATTGCATTGGCCGGCGAAGAGCAGTTGGCGGGCGGATTCGTAGTCCTCGAGGGTCAAACTTTTGCGGCTGCGTTCCAGCAGTTCACTGACGTAGAGCATCCGCTTGTGGAGCAGGTTGCTCTCGGCATACTTGGTCTGGAAGTTGCGCCAGTAGCCGCCCTTGATGAATGCCTCATGGGCATCGAAAAGGTGGAGTTCTTTCAGCCGATGAACGAAATCGTCGTAATGCTCGATCACATCCGCCGGCATAGCCCATTCGTTCATCTCGGAATAGGAAGCGGTCGGAAGGTAGACTCGGCCGCGCGGCGGCAATTGGGCGAAGGCCTCGCCGAAGGTGAGCATTTCGATCCAGTCGAGATTCTCGCTGATGGTGCGCAAGAATCGTTCGAGCCAGCCATCGACGAAACAATGTTCGTAGGTTCTCGGCCAGACGCCGAATTTTTCGCCGTCGTCGGCGTAGACGCCAAGGCGGTGGCCATCGCCGCCGGCAAGACCGCGCAGGTAACTGACGGTGGCGTCGGGATCGGCGAAGGGAATCGTATAGCGCAGGCGTTTGGCGATGGGGAACAGGCCGAGGGCGGCGCCCTGGTCTTCGGTCAGGTAGTAGCCATCCAGTTCGTCGGCACAAAGGCCGGAGTAACGAAAATGGATATCATCGAGAATCGTGTACTTCACACCGGCGGCGCGCAGATGGATCGGCAGCGTCGGCTCCCAGACACGTTCGGCCAGCCACATGCCGATCGGCGTCACGCCGAATTCGCGGCGGATGAACTCAGTCTGCATCTCGATCTGCCCGCGCTTGTCGCGGTCGGGGATCGCCGGCAGAATTGGCTCGTACATGCCGCCGGTGAGCAGTTCCACTTGCCGGCGATTGATGAGCGAGCCGAGTAAATCGAACATGTCGGGATGGTACTGCTTGATCCACTCCAGCAGCACGCCGGTGAAATGCAACGAGATGCGGAAATCGGGATAGCGCGACAGAAGCTGAAGAAACGGCAGGTATGATTTCTGGTAGGCCTCTTCGATGACCCAGCCGAAGTTGCCGACCGGTTGATGATTATGGATTCCGAAGCAGAATTTGACTTGGTTCACCTGGCTTTTCCTTGCCGCGTCGGCCGGCCGTTCCGATGGACTGATTCTGAGATTCATCTCTCATGGTATCGGCGGAAGGGGCCAAAGCATTTGCCTGTCAGCGAGAAGATGTTATGTCGTCAGCAAATCTGCTAATTAAACTCTTGACAGACTGGTACGATCCTTTTTATCGTAATTCATCCAGCTTTACAGTGGAGGGAGGTGATATCTGATGCGTAAAGTCCTTGGTGTTCTCCTCGTGGTTTTTGTCGCGGCTTTTATTTTTGGCGCCACCGCTCCGACAGCCGATGCCGGTCCCTGCTACTACAAGTGTAGTTGTGAAGGTACGCCGCTGAAGTGCTGTATCAACAGCTTTGGCGTAGAAGTCTGCAAGCCGGCCGGCGGTGTGATTTATTGCCCGGCCATCATTACCTGCTAGGCAGGCGATCAGCCCTGTTGATCGAATGCCAATGCATCGCCCGGCGGGGTGACGGTTTCGGCCGGACCCCGCCGGATTGTTTGCCAACTGAAAACGATGAGTGATTACGGTTCCAAGTCATGATGAAGCGAATTCTCAAGCAG includes:
- a CDS encoding DUF1926 domain-containing protein, whose translation is MNQVKFCFGIHNHQPVGNFGWVIEEAYQKSYLPFLQLLSRYPDFRISLHFTGVLLEWIKQYHPDMFDLLGSLINRRQVELLTGGMYEPILPAIPDRDKRGQIEMQTEFIRREFGVTPIGMWLAERVWEPTLPIHLRAAGVKYTILDDIHFRYSGLCADELDGYYLTEDQGAALGLFPIAKRLRYTIPFADPDATVSYLRGLAGGDGHRLGVYADDGEKFGVWPRTYEHCFVDGWLERFLRTISENLDWIEMLTFGEAFAQLPPRGRVYLPTASYSEMNEWAMPADVIEHYDDFVHRLKELHLFDAHEAFIKGGYWRNFQTKYAESNLLHKRMLYVSELLERSRKSLTLEDYESARQLLFAGQCNCPYWHGVFGGLYLPHLRGAVYQETIASEALLRRSLGQAKSGVMVEVADFDCDGADEIIVTGKAQKAFIAPALGGAIVELDQLDIAKNLVDVVSRRKEGYHRKLLTPPDTAAAGTKSIHDLVLVKEDGLEKLLLEDNYRRAFFVDHLFSPGESLERFVLSHAAELSVLTAHKYDHRHESTSQGLAVTLTAAPTVATPLGEVQIESSKRFRFADSGGSIVAQYRLHNPSSATLVADFGVEFGCGSFTWPPNESELRAAGHPADLTAPLSISNCREVLLHSRLYDFALRWRVKSAAEWWSHPLYTVSLSEGGFEKVMQGLILVPRWPIRLAPGESWETEITLDFFTEFSQRKS
- the lptC gene encoding LPS export ABC transporter periplasmic protein LptC, which translates into the protein MRRLIVMIGCLACGWLMVSCGDNSSELAPARSAAQNAPDQFMTNAEIYLTSDGIRKGTIKSDSLKIYSRIDTTLLYQVEMFFFDSLGNHTSTLTADSARVSQRSNSMCAMGHVKAWRTDNRRIQADSLRWDAKSEKIVTEGYVEIYRGDDILTGYGLETDQRLEQTIIKRNPRGTFSEPAKNNR